A genomic segment from Bacillota bacterium encodes:
- a CDS encoding formate/nitrite transporter family protein, with protein MNKCPHWQEYPSIAGTISYCEVAAFNKPVPPSELERVGCTEERRRECLSTMKLNLGQGAVPATVPTTTMDAPKDVVKILLGTCQKKAETPLLPLALLGIMAGAYIALGGELSTVATADLAKYTGEGLTRIVGGAVFSLGLILVVIGVGEIFTGNNLMVAGVLDGRISKAQLLRNWAVVYATNFLGAILVVALFYYSGLWRVGEVGLKTVAIASAKVNLSWGEALARGILCNWLVCLAMWMAMAGRDALSKMAAIMFPVMAFIASGFEHSIANMYFVPLGIALKAHPEMAAALESAGLTGLANLG; from the coding sequence ATGAACAAGTGCCCGCACTGGCAAGAGTATCCATCCATAGCAGGCACCATCAGCTACTGCGAGGTCGCAGCCTTCAACAAGCCCGTCCCTCCAAGCGAGCTGGAGAGGGTAGGCTGCACCGAGGAGAGGCGGCGGGAGTGCCTCAGCACCATGAAGTTGAACCTGGGACAGGGCGCGGTACCCGCCACCGTGCCCACAACAACAATGGATGCGCCCAAGGACGTGGTGAAAATTCTCTTGGGCACATGCCAGAAGAAAGCGGAGACGCCCCTTTTACCCTTGGCCCTCCTGGGCATCATGGCCGGCGCCTACATAGCCCTGGGAGGGGAGCTCTCAACGGTGGCCACGGCTGACCTGGCCAAGTACACCGGCGAAGGGCTCACCCGGATCGTAGGGGGCGCCGTCTTCTCGCTGGGGCTCATCCTCGTGGTCATCGGGGTAGGCGAGATCTTCACCGGGAACAACCTGATGGTGGCAGGGGTTCTGGATGGGCGGATCAGCAAGGCCCAGCTCCTGAGGAACTGGGCCGTGGTCTACGCTACCAACTTCCTTGGCGCGATCCTGGTGGTAGCCCTCTTTTACTACTCCGGCCTCTGGAGGGTAGGGGAGGTTGGCCTCAAGACCGTGGCCATCGCCAGTGCCAAGGTGAACCTCTCCTGGGGTGAGGCCCTCGCCCGGGGCATCCTCTGCAACTGGCTGGTGTGCCTGGCCATGTGGATGGCCATGGCCGGGCGTGATGCCCTCAGCAAGATGGCGGCGATCATGTTCCCCGTCATGGCCTTCATTGCCTCCGGTTTCGAGCACAGTATAGCCAACATGTACTTCGTGCCCCTGGGCATAGCGCTGAAGGCCCACCCCGAGATGGCTGCGGCCCTGGAGTCCGCAGGCCTCACCGGCCTGGCCAACCTCGGCTAG
- a CDS encoding DUF1786 domain-containing protein: MEGRRILAVDVGAGTQDILVYEERGPVENSPRMVMPSPTLMVARAIRRATVEGRPIYFHGHLMGGGPCTRALGAHLDRGLSAYSTRDAALTFSDNLEQVARMGVSILEDGEAPPPKAVAIALGDLDLKGISQALSCFDVAMPGSVAVAVQDHGHGPTESNRVVRFRYWKGFVDGSGNLWDLGYRDVPASLTRMRSVQDQAPGCLVMDTGPAAILGMLQDEAVAAMAQEGFIGLNVGNAHTVALLILGERVLGVLEEHTGLMTTRKLASRLEAFSRGTLTHSEVYSEGGHGCHIHGDYLEVSPFGRVAITGPRRYLAQGMGVMASPHGDMMLTGCFGLVAAALKK; this comes from the coding sequence GTGGAAGGTAGGAGGATCCTAGCGGTTGACGTCGGGGCCGGCACCCAGGACATCCTGGTGTACGAGGAGCGCGGACCCGTGGAGAACTCCCCGCGGATGGTGATGCCGTCCCCCACCCTCATGGTGGCCAGGGCAATCCGCAGGGCCACCGTGGAGGGGAGGCCCATCTACTTCCACGGGCACCTCATGGGGGGCGGGCCATGCACCCGGGCCCTGGGCGCGCACCTTGACAGGGGGCTCAGTGCCTACTCCACCCGGGACGCGGCCCTGACCTTCTCGGACAACCTGGAGCAGGTGGCCAGGATGGGGGTCTCCATCCTGGAGGATGGGGAAGCCCCCCCTCCCAAGGCAGTGGCCATCGCCCTGGGCGACCTCGATCTCAAGGGCATCTCCCAGGCCCTGTCCTGCTTCGACGTGGCCATGCCCGGCTCCGTGGCCGTGGCCGTGCAGGACCACGGGCACGGCCCCACTGAATCCAACAGGGTTGTGAGGTTCCGCTACTGGAAGGGCTTCGTGGACGGCTCGGGGAACCTCTGGGACCTGGGGTACCGCGATGTGCCCGCATCCCTCACCAGGATGCGGTCGGTGCAGGACCAGGCCCCCGGGTGCCTGGTCATGGACACAGGCCCCGCCGCAATCCTGGGGATGCTCCAGGATGAAGCGGTGGCCGCCATGGCCCAGGAGGGCTTCATCGGGCTCAACGTGGGCAACGCCCATACCGTCGCCCTACTGATCCTTGGAGAGAGGGTCCTGGGTGTCCTGGAAGAACATACGGGGCTCATGACCACCCGGAAGCTGGCCTCCCGCCTGGAGGCCTTCTCCCGGGGCACGCTGACTCACTCCGAGGTCTACTCCGAGGGTGGCCACGGCTGCCACATACATGGGGACTACCTTGAGGTGTCTCCCTTTGGCCGGGTGGCCATCACCGGGCCCAGGAGGTACCTGGCCCAGGGTATGGGGGTCATGGCCAGCCCCCACGGGGACATGATGCTCACCGGCTGCTTCGGGCTGGTTGCCGCAGCCCTGAAGAAGTGA
- a CDS encoding acyl-CoA dehydrogenase family protein codes for MDFRLTEDQEAIRKAVRDLAQRRIAPRAARYDETGEFPWDNVRDMSEMGLMGLTIAEEYGGAGQDMVSQSICIEELSRACSSTGVIFETHLHLCASTIQTWGNEDQKKRYLPLLASGERLGALGVTEPDAGSDAGSIATRAERTPSGYVLNGQKRFITNAREASIYVIIASTDPEKKARGLSAFIVNKDQPGVSFGEPEDKMGIRASVASDILLENVEVPRENLLAREGEGFKVAMTTLNGGRIGIAAQAVGIGQHALERALTYSLQRHQFDRPISDFQAIQWMLAETATEIEAARLLYLRAASLVDQGLSYAKEAAMAKLFASEAAERATSRAVQIHGGYGYMKEYHVERLMRDSKITQIYEGTSEVMKMVISGALLKEAKTNLGGR; via the coding sequence ATGGACTTCCGACTCACCGAGGATCAGGAGGCCATCAGGAAGGCTGTGAGGGATTTAGCCCAGAGGCGCATCGCGCCCAGGGCCGCCCGCTACGATGAGACCGGCGAGTTTCCCTGGGACAACGTCAGGGATATGTCCGAGATGGGGCTCATGGGCCTCACCATCGCGGAGGAGTACGGCGGCGCCGGGCAGGACATGGTGAGCCAGTCCATCTGCATTGAGGAGCTCTCCAGGGCATGTTCCTCCACAGGCGTGATATTCGAAACCCACCTGCACCTCTGCGCATCCACCATCCAAACCTGGGGAAACGAGGACCAGAAGAAACGCTACCTCCCATTGCTGGCCAGCGGCGAGCGGCTGGGGGCCCTGGGTGTCACAGAACCCGATGCCGGGAGCGACGCCGGGTCCATCGCCACCCGGGCGGAGAGGACCCCGTCAGGATACGTCCTCAACGGCCAGAAGCGCTTCATCACCAACGCCCGGGAGGCCTCCATCTACGTCATCATCGCCAGCACAGACCCGGAGAAGAAGGCCAGGGGACTCTCCGCCTTCATCGTAAACAAGGACCAGCCCGGGGTATCCTTCGGCGAGCCCGAGGACAAGATGGGGATCAGGGCCTCCGTTGCCTCGGACATCCTCCTGGAGAACGTGGAGGTCCCCAGGGAGAACCTCCTTGCCCGGGAGGGAGAGGGTTTCAAGGTGGCCATGACAACCCTGAACGGAGGCAGGATAGGCATAGCGGCTCAGGCTGTGGGCATTGGCCAGCATGCCCTGGAACGGGCCTTGACCTACTCCCTGCAACGCCACCAGTTCGACCGCCCCATATCGGACTTCCAGGCAATCCAGTGGATGCTGGCGGAGACAGCCACGGAGATCGAGGCGGCGCGCCTGCTCTACCTGAGGGCGGCCAGCCTGGTGGACCAGGGTCTCAGCTACGCCAAAGAGGCAGCCATGGCCAAGCTCTTCGCCTCGGAGGCGGCTGAACGGGCGACCTCCCGGGCAGTGCAGATCCACGGGGGTTACGGCTACATGAAGGAGTATCATGTGGAACGCCTCATGAGGGATTCAAAGATAACACAGATCTACGAAGGGACATCAGAGGTCATGAAGATGGTGATATCCGGCGCCCTTCTCAAGGAGGCCAAGACGAACCTTGGTGGAAGGTAG
- the meaB gene encoding methylmalonyl Co-A mutase-associated GTPase MeaB: MIWADLAERVLGKDRRALARAISWVEDGQEGCLDLLRALYPHTGKAHIVGVTGSPGVGKSTMVDALAVLYRAAGSTLGIIAVDPTSPLTGGALLGDRIRMNRHGTDPGVFIRSLASRGRLGGLSRATGDVISLMEAFGLDVIVVETVGSGQAEVDIMRYAHTVVVITAPGLGDEIQVLKAGTMEIGDIFVVNKADRAGADRTVNEIRSLWKGHTQDGWVPPVYPVVARDGQGVQEVYQGVLDHRRYLVEEGGLAARVTRGLETQVREILEETVVDYMLGKAREQGLLQELLEEVAGRRLDPHGAVARLCDRYGWQRLKPD, translated from the coding sequence ATGATCTGGGCCGACCTGGCGGAGCGGGTACTGGGGAAGGATCGCCGCGCCTTGGCCCGGGCCATTTCCTGGGTGGAGGATGGACAGGAGGGTTGCCTGGACTTGCTCCGGGCCCTCTACCCCCACACCGGCAAGGCCCACATCGTGGGCGTTACCGGGTCCCCCGGAGTGGGTAAGAGCACAATGGTAGACGCGCTGGCGGTCCTTTACAGGGCCGCCGGCTCAACTCTTGGCATCATTGCCGTGGATCCCACGAGCCCCTTGACGGGGGGGGCCCTCCTGGGTGACCGCATCCGCATGAACAGGCACGGCACCGATCCCGGCGTGTTCATCAGGAGCCTGGCCAGCCGAGGGCGCCTCGGCGGGCTCTCCCGGGCCACAGGGGATGTCATCAGTCTTATGGAGGCCTTCGGCCTGGACGTGATCGTCGTTGAGACAGTGGGCAGCGGCCAGGCGGAGGTGGACATCATGAGGTACGCCCACACAGTGGTGGTGATCACCGCCCCGGGCCTAGGGGACGAGATCCAGGTTCTCAAGGCAGGTACCATGGAGATCGGAGACATCTTCGTGGTGAACAAGGCAGACCGTGCTGGCGCCGACAGGACCGTGAATGAGATAAGGAGCCTGTGGAAGGGCCACACCCAGGATGGCTGGGTACCCCCGGTCTACCCTGTTGTTGCCAGGGATGGCCAGGGGGTCCAGGAGGTATACCAGGGGGTGCTGGACCACCGCCGTTACCTGGTGGAGGAGGGCGGTCTTGCCGCCCGGGTCACCCGCGGGCTTGAGACCCAGGTGCGTGAGATACTGGAGGAGACTGTGGTCGACTACATGCTCGGGAAGGCAAGGGAACAAGGCCTCCTCCAGGAGCTCCTGGAGGAGGTGGCGGGACGAAGGCTGGATCCCCACGGGGCCGTGGCGAGACTCTGTGACAGGTACGGCTGGCAGCGCCTAAAGCCTGATTAA
- a CDS encoding cobalamin B12-binding domain-containing protein: protein MDRRIRVLVAKPGLDGHDRGAKVVARALRDAGMEVIYTGLHQTPDQVAEAAIQEDVDVIGISILSGAHKTLVPRIAQAVREKGGDDILMLVGGIIPGSDVEFLRETGVRAVFGPGASTVDIIRFIQENVPA from the coding sequence GTGGACAGGCGGATCCGGGTTCTCGTGGCCAAGCCCGGGCTGGACGGCCATGACAGGGGTGCCAAGGTGGTTGCCAGGGCTTTGAGGGACGCAGGCATGGAGGTCATCTACACGGGACTCCACCAGACGCCGGATCAGGTGGCGGAGGCCGCCATTCAAGAGGATGTGGATGTCATTGGCATCAGCATCCTGTCGGGTGCCCACAAGACCCTCGTTCCCCGCATTGCCCAGGCCGTCCGGGAGAAGGGGGGCGACGACATCCTCATGCTTGTAGGGGGGATCATCCCCGGCAGCGACGTGGAATTCCTGAGGGAAACCGGCGTGAGGGCAGTCTTCGGCCCTGGGGCCTCCACCGTGGACATCATCCGGTTCATCCAGGAGAACGTGCCAGCATGA